From a region of the Enterobacter asburiae genome:
- a CDS encoding N-6 DNA methylase encodes MKKTDKLLKKKLIKQIQAISDNTHKSFSAFAFAAATAARDTTRLYVSEIETGDFLVRPDVYARTRYSKICDAIETYIELVSVSEPYTDLLSDVFHQLQLDYAPQAKRTGQFHTPRSLANGVARFVGNTFYKAELDLCCGMGTLALARGRYALEQGKSICVMKGVDIDPTSIAACFAQLAYNNLKNPVFHLIDLKCMNAVMYYGDEWDIHYRIKLDDKEVDNNDKCLDMAIG; translated from the coding sequence ATGAAAAAAACAGATAAATTACTTAAAAAGAAACTGATTAAACAGATTCAGGCAATCAGTGATAACACACACAAAAGCTTTTCAGCCTTTGCTTTTGCGGCAGCTACCGCCGCAAGGGATACAACCCGGCTTTATGTCTCTGAGATCGAAACAGGAGATTTCTTGGTAAGGCCGGATGTATACGCAAGAACACGCTACAGCAAGATCTGTGATGCCATAGAGACATACATAGAGCTGGTATCAGTCTCTGAGCCGTATACAGACCTGTTAAGCGATGTATTCCATCAACTACAGCTTGATTACGCACCACAGGCCAAGAGAACAGGACAGTTCCATACACCACGTTCGTTAGCTAATGGCGTTGCGAGATTTGTGGGTAATACGTTCTACAAAGCAGAACTTGATTTGTGTTGCGGTATGGGAACGTTAGCTCTGGCAAGGGGAAGATACGCTCTGGAACAAGGCAAGAGTATTTGTGTAATGAAAGGAGTAGATATCGATCCAACTTCTATAGCAGCGTGTTTTGCTCAGTTGGCATACAACAATCTAAAAAATCCGGTTTTTCATTTGATAGATTTAAAGTGCATGAACGCTGTTATGTATTATGGCGATGAATGGGATATTCACTATCGAATTAAACTTGATGATAAAGAAGTAGATAATAACGATAAGTGCTTAGATATGGCGATAGGTTGA
- a CDS encoding type III restriction-modification system endonuclease gives MSKGFTFEKNLPHQKAGVDAVMNVFVSAIPHQTDNVAIRLLSNPELNLSEQQYYNNIKNVQEFNGIEHSKDNYDAKSNVIDVSMETGTGKTYTYTKTIFDLNKSFGVNKFIIIVPTLSIKAGTVNFLKSDALKEHFRDDYERELKTYVVESQKSSGKNTKSYMPQAIHDFVEASNFNKKYIHVLVINSGMINSKSLTDTYDVGLFDNQFDTPFAALSAVKPFIIIDEPHKFPTAKKTWENIEKFNAQYIIRYGATFSEGYKNLVYRLTAVDAFNEDLVKGIDAYIEDMIGDGNASLRFVKSDGKEATFELNENGNKKKFKLAKDESLSKTHSAIHDLTLDALNKSTAVLSNGIELKIGGSINPYSYDQTLADNMMLKAVKEHFKLEKEYLTQRPRIKPLTLFFIDDIEGYRDGNDIAGSLKTKFEAFILAEANELLKTEKDEFYRNYLEKTVKDVSSVHGGYFSKDNSDKDDKIEQEINEILHDKERLLSLDNPRRFIFSKWTLREGWDNPNVFQICKLRSSGSTTSKLQEVGRGLRLPVNEYMCRVKDRNFTLNYYVDFTEKDFVDSLVKEVNDSSFKETVPSKFTEELKVKILTKYPELSSRTLMNEVFDDEIIDDNDNFKDSDAYSRLKAKYPAAFPTGLKPSKIKKATDGKKRTKMRIGKFTELKELWDLINQKAVIEYKINSEHEFLSIFKSFMLEEADRFTKSGVHTRIDRIYIHNDTAMSKSIISDDDNFAKLNTMSYREFLDNLSQTMFAKHDTLHKVFCYIKDTINITDYLNIQTIRKIKSGFSKYLLNNSFNKFSLGYNVISGSIHPTKFTNEEGSPLNEVLSSDLGVLHDNTKPPLDSYLFEEVFYDSELERLNITDGEIQSVAVFTKIPKNSIKIPVAGGYTYSPDFAYVVKTTSGDYLNFIIETKNVDGKDSLRLEEQRKIAHAQALFNQISKTIKVEFMTQFANDEIYELIKNAQA, from the coding sequence ATGTCTAAAGGGTTCACATTCGAAAAGAATTTACCTCATCAAAAGGCTGGCGTTGATGCGGTGATGAATGTCTTTGTATCTGCCATACCTCATCAGACGGATAATGTTGCTATTCGCCTGTTATCTAATCCAGAACTGAATCTGTCTGAACAGCAATACTACAACAACATAAAAAATGTTCAGGAGTTCAATGGTATTGAGCATTCAAAAGATAATTACGATGCTAAAAGCAACGTCATTGACGTTTCTATGGAGACAGGGACGGGTAAAACCTATACCTACACAAAAACCATTTTTGATCTGAACAAATCTTTTGGCGTTAATAAATTTATTATTATTGTTCCTACCCTATCGATAAAGGCCGGGACAGTTAACTTTTTAAAAAGCGATGCTTTAAAAGAGCATTTTAGAGATGATTACGAGCGTGAACTAAAGACTTATGTTGTTGAAAGTCAGAAAAGCTCTGGAAAAAACACAAAATCGTATATGCCTCAAGCTATTCATGATTTTGTTGAAGCAAGTAATTTTAACAAGAAATATATACACGTCCTTGTAATCAACTCAGGTATGATTAACTCCAAGTCGTTAACTGACACTTATGATGTGGGTTTGTTTGATAATCAGTTTGATACGCCATTTGCTGCTCTTAGTGCGGTTAAACCATTCATTATTATTGATGAACCTCATAAGTTCCCGACAGCTAAAAAAACATGGGAAAATATTGAGAAATTCAATGCTCAATATATCATCCGCTATGGCGCAACCTTTAGTGAAGGCTATAAAAACTTAGTTTATCGTCTCACCGCCGTAGATGCATTCAATGAAGACCTTGTTAAAGGTATAGATGCTTACATTGAAGATATGATTGGTGATGGTAATGCCAGTCTCAGATTTGTTAAATCCGATGGGAAAGAAGCCACTTTTGAACTGAATGAAAATGGCAACAAGAAAAAATTCAAATTAGCAAAAGATGAATCACTATCTAAAACACATAGTGCAATTCATGATTTAACGCTGGATGCCTTGAACAAGAGCACGGCAGTGTTGAGTAATGGTATTGAACTAAAAATTGGTGGTTCAATAAACCCCTACTCTTACGATCAGACGCTCGCTGATAACATGATGCTTAAAGCAGTCAAAGAACATTTTAAGTTAGAAAAAGAGTATCTGACACAAAGACCACGTATAAAGCCTCTTACTCTATTCTTCATTGATGACATTGAAGGGTATCGTGATGGTAATGATATTGCCGGAAGCCTGAAAACTAAGTTTGAAGCGTTCATTTTGGCAGAAGCGAATGAACTGTTAAAAACAGAAAAAGATGAGTTTTACAGAAACTACCTTGAAAAAACTGTTAAGGATGTATCTTCTGTTCATGGTGGTTATTTTTCAAAAGATAATAGTGATAAGGATGATAAAATTGAACAGGAAATCAACGAAATCCTTCATGACAAAGAGCGTTTATTATCTTTAGATAATCCTCGCCGTTTCATTTTCTCTAAGTGGACATTGAGGGAAGGCTGGGATAACCCTAACGTATTCCAGATTTGTAAGCTACGTTCGAGCGGTAGCACCACATCTAAACTTCAAGAAGTAGGGCGTGGGTTGCGTCTTCCAGTGAATGAATACATGTGCCGAGTGAAAGATCGCAATTTTACACTCAACTACTATGTTGATTTTACGGAAAAGGATTTTGTCGATTCTCTTGTCAAAGAGGTCAACGATAGCTCCTTCAAAGAAACTGTTCCAAGTAAGTTTACTGAAGAGCTTAAGGTTAAAATCCTAACTAAGTATCCTGAGCTTTCATCCAGAACGCTCATGAATGAAGTTTTTGATGATGAAATCATTGATGATAATGACAACTTTAAAGATTCTGATGCCTATAGTCGCTTAAAAGCCAAATATCCAGCGGCATTCCCTACTGGGTTAAAACCAAGCAAAATCAAAAAAGCCACTGATGGGAAAAAACGCACTAAAATGCGTATTGGCAAGTTCACTGAACTGAAAGAACTTTGGGACCTGATCAATCAGAAAGCAGTTATTGAGTACAAAATAAACAGCGAGCATGAGTTTTTATCCATTTTCAAATCATTCATGCTTGAAGAAGCAGATAGATTTACTAAATCAGGCGTTCATACTCGCATAGATAGGATTTACATCCATAATGATACGGCGATGTCGAAAAGCATTATAAGTGATGATGATAACTTTGCTAAACTCAACACAATGAGTTATCGAGAATTTCTTGATAACTTATCACAAACCATGTTTGCTAAACATGATACTTTGCATAAGGTATTTTGTTATATAAAGGATACTATAAATATCACTGACTACCTGAACATTCAGACAATCAGAAAAATTAAATCTGGGTTTAGTAAATATCTGCTTAACAATTCGTTTAACAAATTCAGTCTTGGATATAATGTTATTTCAGGATCGATTCATCCTACAAAGTTCACTAATGAAGAAGGAAGTCCTCTAAACGAGGTTTTGTCGAGTGATCTTGGTGTATTACATGATAATACGAAACCACCGTTAGATTCTTATCTTTTTGAAGAAGTTTTTTACGACTCAGAGCTTGAACGACTCAACATCACAGATGGAGAGATCCAGTCTGTAGCTGTTTTTACGAAGATACCGAAGAACTCTATTAAAATTCCGGTAGCAGGAGGATACACGTATTCCCCTGACTTTGCTTATGTTGTTAAAACTACAAGTGGTGATTACTTAAACTTTATCATTGAAACAAAAAATGTAGATGGTAAAGATAGTTTGCGGCTTGAAGAACAACGCAAAATTGCACATGCTCAGGCATTGTTTAATCAAATAAGCAAAACAATCAAGGTTGAATTCATGACTCAATTTGCTAATGATGAGATTTATGAGTTAATAAAGAACGCACAAGCTTAG
- a CDS encoding ankyrin repeat domain-containing protein, producing MENFPKELFTSKDVAGFEKYIIDNGIGKDDWLTTNHHTLLLYTLLYKKYKEYEMSKMLVKYFDINNQDREGKTVLFHAVIMGNVPAVKFFIVNGGDVLINDHSGRKAADYAAMLDIENNQTISRMLLSEENKAKKKA from the coding sequence ATGGAAAACTTCCCAAAAGAACTATTTACTTCAAAAGATGTTGCCGGGTTTGAAAAATATATTATAGATAATGGCATTGGTAAGGATGATTGGCTTACAACAAATCATCACACCTTATTATTATACACGCTACTTTATAAAAAATATAAAGAGTATGAAATGTCCAAAATGCTTGTTAAATATTTTGATATAAACAATCAGGACAGAGAAGGTAAAACAGTTCTATTTCACGCTGTTATAATGGGTAATGTTCCAGCAGTTAAGTTTTTTATTGTCAATGGTGGCGATGTTTTGATTAATGATCACAGTGGAAGAAAAGCCGCTGATTATGCTGCGATGTTAGACATTGAAAACAACCAGACAATTTCTCGTATGTTGTTATCAGAAGAAAATAAGGCTAAGAAAAAGGCTTAA
- a CDS encoding IS5-like element IS5 family transposase has protein sequence MSHQLTFADSEFSSKRRQTRKEIFLSRMEQILPWQNMVEVIEPFYPKAGNGRRPYPLETMLRIHCMQHWYNLSDGAMEDALYEIASMRLFARLSLDSALPDRTTIMNFRHLLEQHQLARQLFKTINRWLAEAGVMMTQGTLVDATIIEAPSSTKNKEQQRDPEMHQTKKGNQWHFGMKAHIGVDAKSGLTHSLVTTAANEHDLNQLGNLLHGEEQFVSADAGYQGAPQREELAEVDVDWLIAERPGKVRTLKQHPRKNKTAINIEYMKASIRAKVEHPFRIIKRQFGFVKARYKGLLKNDNQLAMLFTLANLFRADQMIRQWERSH, from the coding sequence ATGAGTCATCAACTTACCTTCGCCGACAGTGAATTCAGCAGTAAGCGCCGTCAGACCAGAAAAGAGATTTTCTTGTCCCGCATGGAGCAGATTCTGCCATGGCAAAACATGGTGGAAGTCATCGAGCCGTTTTACCCCAAGGCTGGTAATGGCCGGCGACCTTATCCGCTGGAAACCATGCTACGCATTCACTGCATGCAGCATTGGTACAACCTGAGCGATGGCGCGATGGAAGATGCTCTGTACGAAATCGCCTCCATGCGTCTGTTTGCCCGGTTATCCCTGGATAGCGCCTTGCCGGACCGCACCACCATCATGAATTTCCGCCACCTGCTGGAGCAGCATCAACTGGCCCGCCAATTGTTCAAGACCATCAATCGCTGGCTGGCCGAAGCAGGCGTCATGATGACTCAAGGCACCTTGGTCGATGCCACCATCATTGAGGCACCCAGCTCGACCAAGAACAAAGAGCAGCAACGCGATCCGGAGATGCATCAGACCAAGAAAGGCAATCAGTGGCACTTTGGCATGAAGGCCCACATTGGTGTCGATGCCAAGAGTGGCCTGACCCACAGCCTAGTCACCACCGCGGCCAACGAGCATGACCTCAATCAGCTGGGTAATCTGCTGCATGGAGAGGAGCAATTTGTCTCAGCCGATGCCGGCTACCAAGGGGCGCCACAGCGCGAGGAGCTGGCCGAGGTGGATGTGGACTGGCTGATCGCCGAGCGCCCCGGCAAGGTAAGAACCTTGAAACAGCATCCACGCAAGAACAAAACGGCCATCAACATCGAATACATGAAAGCCAGCATCCGGGCCAAGGTGGAGCACCCATTTCGCATCATCAAGCGACAGTTCGGCTTCGTGAAAGCCAGATACAAGGGGTTGCTGAAAAACGATAACCAACTGGCGATGTTATTCACGCTGGCCAACCTGTTTCGGGCGGACCAAATGATACGTCAGTGGGAGAGATCTCACTAA
- a CDS encoding ankyrin repeat domain-containing protein gives MKDLNLIEEYNYDLFLVNTYEEVVDLIKKGADVNFVNYKGFTPLSVARNVDVAKALVELGADVNFMNNEGETPIFHNSNIDVIRYLVSCGAKINHRNNKGQTVLFKTNKLLNVARLINMGCNPFLKSADGHYHYENMTMADRKNYSQFIEVFKNNVRKKNEERMLLSA, from the coding sequence ATGAAAGATTTAAATTTGATTGAAGAATACAATTACGATCTCTTTTTGGTAAACACCTATGAAGAAGTTGTAGATTTAATAAAAAAGGGCGCAGATGTTAACTTTGTGAACTACAAGGGGTTTACTCCGCTTTCAGTGGCGCGTAATGTTGATGTAGCTAAGGCTCTTGTAGAACTTGGTGCTGATGTTAACTTTATGAATAATGAAGGTGAAACACCTATATTTCACAATAGTAATATTGATGTAATCAGGTATCTTGTTAGCTGTGGCGCTAAAATCAACCACAGAAACAACAAAGGCCAGACAGTGCTTTTTAAAACCAACAAGCTTTTGAATGTTGCCCGATTGATTAACATGGGCTGTAATCCATTCCTGAAAAGTGCTGATGGTCATTATCACTATGAAAACATGACAATGGCAGACAGAAAAAACTACAGTCAGTTTATAGAGGTATTTAAAAATAACGTAAGAAAAAAGAATGAAGAAAGAATGTTATTGAGCGCTTAA
- a CDS encoding site-specific DNA-methyltransferase, with translation MTNMISYQGLVRTFPNLPPKTLLTEDKDHNQLEENKNSQNLLIKGDNLEVLKHMVNAYAEKVKMIYIDPPYNTGSDGFVYNDDRKFTPEQLSELAGIGLDEATRILEFTTKGSSSHSAWLTFIYPRLYVAKELMCDEGVICISIDENEHSQLKILCDEVFGEHNFITDFVWKNKKGGGNDSVHVAIEHEYILMYSKNKSSLERLFETYKPEYLSRYNQEDNESKYYWDTFKRKSGKQYYPITCPDGTVLEYDDNGNKISWLRSRNRFESDLEKGDVRLIQKEDGGWSVQFKQRLPKGKKPRSILINETLLDKSGTTSDGSSDLLDLFDFHPFDNPKPLKLLSDLINIVVSDGDYVLDFFGGSGSTAHAILELNKNDNAYRKFILVQIDEKLKNDDFAYDKGYKTIFDITKDRIIKAGEKIKKANPDYNGDIGFKIFETVNDFRAKNESELTLSNLSFFDDVVLTPEQYDTLLTTWCVYDGSLLTTPIEDVDLDGYKAHLCDGRLYMIAPNFTSEALKALLQKLDSDKDFDPNKVVFYGSNFESAKQMELNEALKSYANKKSIDLDLVVRN, from the coding sequence ATGACAAACATGATCTCATATCAGGGACTTGTTCGCACCTTCCCTAACCTACCACCGAAGACGTTGCTCACCGAAGATAAAGACCATAACCAACTTGAAGAGAACAAGAACAGTCAGAATCTGTTAATCAAAGGGGATAACCTCGAAGTATTGAAGCATATGGTTAATGCTTATGCTGAAAAGGTGAAGATGATTTATATTGATCCGCCATATAACACAGGTTCTGATGGGTTCGTCTATAATGACGATCGCAAGTTCACGCCTGAACAGCTTTCTGAGCTGGCTGGTATTGGTCTTGATGAAGCTACACGCATTCTTGAATTTACTACAAAAGGCTCAAGCAGCCATAGTGCATGGCTGACGTTTATTTATCCACGTTTATATGTAGCTAAAGAATTAATGTGTGATGAAGGTGTTATATGCATTTCGATTGATGAAAACGAACATTCCCAATTAAAAATATTGTGCGATGAAGTTTTTGGTGAGCATAATTTTATCACTGACTTTGTGTGGAAGAATAAAAAGGGTGGTGGAAATGATTCTGTTCATGTAGCAATTGAACATGAGTATATTTTAATGTACTCAAAAAATAAAAGTAGTCTTGAGCGCTTGTTTGAAACGTACAAGCCAGAGTATTTGTCAAGATACAATCAAGAAGATAATGAATCAAAATATTATTGGGACACGTTTAAAAGAAAATCAGGGAAACAATATTATCCAATAACTTGCCCTGATGGTACAGTGCTGGAATATGATGATAACGGTAATAAGATTAGCTGGCTTCGTTCAAGAAATAGATTTGAAAGTGATTTAGAAAAAGGAGACGTCAGATTAATCCAAAAGGAAGATGGAGGTTGGTCCGTACAATTTAAACAACGATTACCAAAAGGGAAAAAACCAAGATCAATTCTCATTAATGAAACTTTACTTGATAAATCAGGTACAACTAGCGATGGAAGTAGTGATTTGTTAGATTTGTTTGATTTTCATCCATTCGATAATCCAAAACCTTTAAAGCTACTATCTGATTTGATTAACATAGTTGTTTCTGATGGCGATTATGTTCTTGATTTTTTTGGTGGTTCAGGTTCAACAGCTCATGCAATCTTAGAATTGAACAAAAATGACAATGCCTATAGAAAGTTTATATTGGTGCAAATTGATGAAAAACTGAAAAATGATGATTTTGCGTACGATAAAGGATATAAAACAATCTTTGATATTACAAAAGATAGAATCATCAAGGCCGGAGAAAAAATAAAAAAAGCAAATCCAGATTATAATGGAGATATTGGTTTCAAAATCTTTGAAACAGTAAATGATTTCCGTGCGAAAAATGAATCAGAGCTAACACTTTCTAACCTTAGTTTCTTCGATGATGTTGTATTGACTCCTGAACAGTATGACACCTTATTAACTACATGGTGTGTGTATGATGGTAGTTTGTTAACAACACCAATTGAAGATGTTGATCTTGATGGCTACAAAGCGCACTTATGCGATGGTCGTCTGTATATGATTGCGCCTAATTTCACCAGTGAAGCACTGAAAGCTTTACTTCAAAAGCTGGATTCAGACAAAGACTTTGACCCTAACAAAGTCGTGTTTTATGGCAGCAACTTCGAAAGTGCGAAACAGATGGAACTCAATGAAGCACTAAAAAGTTATGCTAATAAAAAATCTATTGATTTAGATTTGGTGGTAAGGAACTAA
- a CDS encoding N-6 DNA methylase, which produces MKKTDELLKKKLIKQIQAISDNTHKSFSAFAFAAATAARDTTRLYVSEIETGDFLVRPDVYARTSTSAICDAIMTYIELVSVSDPYTDLLSPIYSELILDGAPQAKRNGQFYTPDSVATAVAEMMGNRVNIIELDMCCGMGALSLARAKYKLEQGQQITKMICIDLDDVAIACCFAQLAYNNLMNTVIHSIELCCRNAITDYNQGYETTISYRLKINEAKKYRQEMEYLDLATG; this is translated from the coding sequence ATGAAAAAAACAGATGAATTACTTAAAAAGAAACTGATTAAACAGATTCAGGCTATCAGTGATAACACACACAAAAGCTTTTCAGCCTTTGCTTTTGCGGCAGCTACCGCCGCAAGGGATACAACCCGGCTTTATGTCTCTGAGATCGAAACGGGTGATTTCTTGGTAAGGCCGGATGTATACGCAAGAACAAGCACCAGTGCTATCTGTGATGCCATAATGACATACATAGAGCTGGTATCAGTCTCTGATCCGTATACAGACCTGTTAAGCCCTATCTACAGTGAACTCATACTTGATGGAGCGCCACAGGCCAAGCGAAACGGGCAGTTTTACACACCTGATTCTGTAGCTACAGCCGTTGCCGAAATGATGGGGAACAGAGTCAACATCATAGAGCTTGATATGTGTTGTGGTATGGGAGCTTTATCACTCGCAAGAGCTAAATACAAACTGGAGCAAGGCCAGCAGATAACCAAGATGATTTGCATAGATCTTGATGATGTGGCTATAGCCTGTTGTTTTGCTCAGTTGGCGTACAACAACCTAATGAATACGGTGATCCACTCTATAGAGCTATGCTGTAGAAACGCTATCACTGATTACAATCAAGGTTATGAAACGACAATCAGTTATCGTTTAAAGATTAATGAAGCTAAAAAATACCGTCAAGAAATGGAATATTTAGATTTAGCAACAGGGTGA
- a CDS encoding DNA adenine methylase, with protein sequence MTVSIQNTPSLSLKPLYMWAGGKSKLLKSYQTYLPDLNSVSAYVEPFFGAGALFASVKSTYSHIPAIINDVNSELIALLNTIKHDHDELITHLQELEAVYLGYRSLEVRNYHFYRIREQYWKADIGSVRASALLFFLLRTGFNGIWQVSRKTGRYGTAAGLLNHTTSLFDYSLLKEWHTALQETSIQCGSYADLDVPEGAFIYCDPPYRASYADYGHAFTDEDHQQLISWCRKQQERGCSVWLANREANDGFFEEHASDASVVRFDITYTAGRRKKTANGYEAVKATDLLLMWSRHEHTQKAA encoded by the coding sequence ATGACTGTATCTATCCAAAACACCCCATCATTAAGCTTAAAGCCCCTCTACATGTGGGCTGGCGGCAAATCTAAGCTACTCAAAAGCTACCAGACCTATCTACCAGACCTGAACAGCGTAAGCGCATACGTAGAGCCATTTTTTGGCGCTGGCGCTCTCTTTGCGTCTGTTAAGTCTACCTACAGCCATATCCCGGCAATCATCAATGACGTAAACTCGGAGCTTATCGCTCTACTGAACACTATCAAGCATGATCATGATGAGCTGATTACCCATCTGCAGGAGCTGGAAGCCGTCTATCTTGGTTATCGTTCTCTGGAGGTGAGGAACTACCACTTTTACCGCATCCGGGAACAATACTGGAAAGCTGATATTGGATCCGTCCGGGCATCTGCTTTGCTCTTCTTTTTGCTCAGAACCGGCTTCAATGGAATCTGGCAGGTTTCACGCAAAACAGGCCGCTACGGAACGGCTGCAGGACTGCTTAACCATACAACAAGCCTCTTTGATTACTCTCTACTGAAAGAGTGGCATACCGCCCTGCAGGAAACATCTATCCAGTGTGGCTCTTATGCTGATCTCGATGTGCCGGAAGGGGCTTTTATCTACTGTGATCCACCTTACCGGGCGAGCTACGCCGATTATGGCCATGCATTCACTGATGAAGACCATCAACAACTGATCTCATGGTGTCGTAAGCAACAGGAACGGGGCTGTAGTGTCTGGTTAGCTAACCGTGAGGCTAATGATGGTTTCTTTGAAGAACACGCCTCTGATGCCTCTGTAGTGCGTTTTGACATTACCTATACGGCAGGAAGACGTAAGAAAACAGCGAATGGCTATGAGGCCGTTAAAGCTACTGATTTGCTCCTTATGTGGAGTAGGCACGAACACACCCAAAAAGCAGCGTAA